DNA from Solanum stenotomum isolate F172 chromosome 3, ASM1918654v1, whole genome shotgun sequence:
GATGCCATCGAGGAGATAGAGCTCATACTAAAAATAGGGCCTGTCAATTTCACCGTGAATTTTCAAGTGCTGAATATCAATGCATCCTACAATCTATTGTTGGGAAGACCATGGGTGCATAGAGTTGGGGCAATCCCCTCTACGTTGCATCAAATGATTATGTTTGAATACGATCGACAAGAAGTGATTGTTCATGGTGAGGGGGATCTGTCAATCAACAAAGACTCTTCCCTCCCTTTTATCAAGGCGAATAATGATAATGAGGCATTGGTTTATCAAGCTTTTGAGGTAGTGGTTGTTGAGTATATCCTCGAGGGGAATCTCATTTCAAAACCACAACTGCCCATGACATCCGTGATGATGGTGAATGAAATGCTGAAGCATGGTTTTAAACCAGGCAAAGGCTTGGGGATCTTCTTGCAAGGGAGAGCTTATCCGGTGAGTCCACGAAAGAGTTTTGGTACTTCTGGCTTAGGATACAAGCCTAGAGTCGAGGACAAAATGAAGCCCAAGAAGCAGAAGAGAGATGTATGGTCACTTACCAAGCCTATACCACCCATATACAAATCTTTCCTCAAAGCCCGCACAACAGAATCTTCTGAGTCACCACTCCCAGAGCCAGTGCTGGAGGTTCATGAAGAATTGATCAactattttcaagatttatttgTCGAGGCTGATATGATTGAACTCGGAGAAGGCACTAGCGTCAGAGATGTGCAATTCATTGGTCCTGATGTCCAGCTGAATAATTAGTGGGCCACACCTCTCCCCATTAAGAATGAGTCTTGGTAGTctgtcttgtttttctttttgtcatcCGATTTATTCAAGGGTTGTAATTCAGATTTTGTCTCGTCGTTTTATTTCAAactctctatttttcttttcaataggatgtaattgtgtttttatttcagtctaatatatttattttgttttcttctataCAGTTCTTTCTATGCCGATTCTAGTGATATGACATGCATGCAGAATTTTTCACCGGATCTTAAAATCCAATCTAATCTTCAACCTAATCCTGAAATAATAAGTCAAGAAATCGAATATGATGAAAACGAAGTATTTGAAGAAGTAAGCAGGGATTTCAAATCTTTTGAGAATAAATCAAACCCAAACATGAGTGAAACTGAGACGATAAATTTAGGGGatcatgaaaatattaaagagaCTAAGATAAGCGTACATGCTCGACATCAAAAGGAGGATATAATTCAGGCTCTGTTTGATTACAAGGATGTTTTTGCGTCATCTTATGATGACATGCCTGGATTAAGCACTGACATGGTGGTTCACAAGTTGTCGATTAATCCTAAGTTCCCTCCAGTAAAGCAAAAGTTGAGAAAGCTTAAAACTGACATGAGTGTAATAATTAAAGAGGAAATCACAAAACAACTTGAGGCCAAAGTCATTCGAGTCGCTCAATATCCTTCTTGGTTAGCCAACATCGTACCTGTCCCTAAGAAAGACGGCAAAGTTTGAATGTGTGTTGATTATCGTGATTTGAATAAAGCAAGTCCAAAAGATAATTTTCCTTTGCCCAACATTCATATTTTGTTGGATAATTGTGCTAAACATGAGATTGCTTCTTTTTTGGATTGCAATGCGGGTTACCATCAGATTATTATGGATGatgaagatgcagaaaaaacgTCTTTTATCACTCCATGGGGTACATATTGTTATCGGGTTATGCCTTTTAGGTTAAAAAATGCGGGTGCAACTTATATGAGGGCAATGACAACAatgtttcatgatatgatgcataaagaaatcgaagtttatgtggatgatgtGATCATTAAATCAAAAAAGCAGTCAAATCATGTGCAAGACTTAAGAAGATTCTTCGAAAGGCTTCGCAGGTATAATCGCAAGCTTAATCCTGCAAAATGTGTATTTGGAGTACCGTCAGAAAAGCTTTTGGGGTTTATAGTCAGTCGACGAGGTATCGAGttagatccttcaaaaataaaagtcatTCAGGAACTGCCACCTCCAAAGAATAAAACTGAGGTTATGAGCCTTCTAGGAAGGTTAAACTACATCAGTAGATTCATTGCTCAACTCACAACAACTTGCGAGcccatttttaagttattaaaaaagaatgtcacagTCGAATGGATCGAAGAATGTCGAGAGGCTTTTGAAAGGATTAAGAATTACTTATCGAATCCCTCTGTGTTGGTTCCTCCCGAGCCGGGCAGACCattgatattatatatgtcaGTACTGGATAATTGTTTTGGATATGTATTGGGCCAGCATGATGGCACTGGGAAGAAAGAGCAGGCCATTTATTACCTCAGCAAGAAATTTACTGTTTATGAATCGAAGTACACTCTTCTCGAAAGAACGTGTTGTGCCCTAACTTGGGTAGCACAGAAGTTGAAGCACTATCTTTCATCTTATACTACTTATCTCATTTCTCGTACGGATCcgttaaaatacatttttcaaaagccCATGCCCATGGGCAGGCTTGCGAAATGGCAAATATTACTCACAGAGTTTGACATTATCTATGTGACGCGGACCGCAATGAAGGCTCAAGCCTTGGCAGATCATTTGGCAGAGAACCCTATTGATAATGAATATGAACCACTTAAGACCTACTTTCTAGACGAAGAGGTATCATGTATCGATGAAGTTATTCATGATAAGGATCAAGGATGGAAGTTGTTCTTTGACGGTGCCGCTAACAAGAAGGGAGTTGGGATAGGAGCAGTTCTTATGTCTGAATCAGGGGAATATTTCCCTATAACAGCCCAACTTAGATTCTATTGTACCAATAATATGTCAGAGTATGAGGCTTGCATCTTGGGTTTGAGGTTAGCTACTGACATGGGCATCCAAGAGTTGCTAGTGCTAGGAGACTCAGACTTACTGGTCCATCAAATCCAAGGAGAATGGGAGACTCGTGACCCAAAGCTCATACCATATCAACATTGTTTACAAGATCTTTGTCGACAGTTTGTGTCAATAAAGTTTAGACACATTCCTAGAGTTCATAATGAAATTGTTGATGCATTGGCAACTTTATCTTCGATGCTGCAACATCCTGACGCAGCTCATATCGACCCTTTGTACATACAGATTCGTGATCAGCATGCTTATTGCAACTTGGTGGAGGAAGAATTTGACGATAAACCTTAGTTCCATGATATTAAAACATATCTTCAGTCCGGAAAATGTCCTACTAATGCCACTAGTAATCAAAAAAGGACTATTCGGCGACTAGCTAGTGGTTTTTTATTAAGTGGAGGCATATTGTACAAGAAAACACCTGATTTGGGTCTTCTAAGATGTGTAAATGCTAAAGAGGCTTCAACAATCATGATTGAGGTACACTCAGGAGTTTGTGGACCTCACATGAATGGATATGTTCTGGCAAAGAAGATACTTCGAGCAGGTTATTATTGGCTCACCATGGAGCGGGATTCTATACGGTTTATTCGTAAATGTCATGAATGTCAAATACACGGTGATTTGATACATTCTCCTCCCTCCGAGTTGCATGCGATGTCTGCTCCATGGCCTTTCGTGGCATGGGGAATGGATGTGATTGGACCAATAGAACCAAAAGCATCAAATGGTCATAGGTTCATCCTGGTGGCCATTGATTACTTTacaaagtgggtggaagcagtaacTTTCAAGTCAGTGACCAAGAAGGTCATGGTGGATTTCATTCATTTCAACATCATCTGTCGATTTGGTATTCCAAAGGCAATTGTTACCGATAATGTTGCAAATCTCAACAGTCACTTAATGCAAGAGGTATGCCGTCAATTTAAGATTGAACATCGAAATTCGACTCCTTATCGCCCAAAAGCAAATGGGGTTGTAGAAGCTgccaacaaaaatattaaaaagatacTTCGTAAAATGGTGCAAAGTTCTCAACAATGGCATGAAAAGTTGCCTtttgctttgttgggttatcgCACTACAATTCGTACATCAGTGGGTGCCACCCCATATTCGCTGGTATATGGGACTGAGGCAGTTATACCTGCAGAGGTTGAGATTTCATCCCTGCAGATTGTTGTAGAGGCtgaaattgatgatgatgagtGGATCAAAACACGCTTGGAgcaattaagtttgattgatgAGAAGCGAATGACATCAGTATGCCATGGACAATTGTACCAGAAAAGAATGGGACGAGCATACAACAAAAAGGTGCGTCCCAGGCGTTTCGAAGAGGGTCAATTAGTGTTGAGGCGTATTCTGCCACACCAGGCTGAAGTCAAAGGCAAATTTTCTCCAAATTGGAAAGGATCATTCATTGTAAAGAAGGTATTATCCAATGGTGCTCTTTACTTAGCAGATATAGAAGGCAAAATGACAGAAATGGTCATCAATGCTGATGCTGTGAAGAGATATTATATATGATGTGATTTTTCGGTATTAGAAACCCTTATGTTTGGACTTGACATTTCAAAAGTTGATGTAATGGAAATTCTTGGTCCTATGTCTAAGTATTAATTCATGTGTTGTCACCCTTGTTGAGAGTTAATTTATTTCATTGGTTTTTCTGCTTCCTTGGCTCttccataaaaataaaaaaaatataaaaaaaaataaaaataaaaaatcaatcagcatgaactacgtttgacctgattcttgtTTCAATAAGATGTGTAGGCAACCCTGGCATAGGGTTCGTtctaaccaaataaaaaatccaaaattccatatttgtaaaaaactggggcaaaagtcatttttttatttatttttatttttttctatcccAAAGCTAAAGTCAATCCCATTATTTAAAGTCGTATTTGAGACTTCATCTTGTCATTTGTTTCTAACCTTGTATAAAAGTTGTGTTTCAATCAAAGAAAGACCTTTGGATCAACCTTTGAAATGTCAAGAGTAAGTATGTTAATGGTACAAATGATGAAACCatgagagagtcttattggtgaaaatACTAATTGGGCATCATAAGGCGAATGTGAgttgagagaaataaaaatgagagagtcttattggtgaaaaccctaacttgCCATCAAAGTGAgctatgaaaaaaaaagagtcttattggtgaaaaccctaactgGGCATCATAAGGCGAAAGTGAgctgtgaaaaaaaaaagaaaaaaaaatagaaaagagagtcttattggtgaaaaccctaaATGGGCATCATAAGGCGAATCTGAgttgagagaaataaaaatgagagagttTTACTAGTGAAAACCCTAACGGGCACCATGAAGCGAATGTGAGTTGAAGGATTCAAAGTGAATGAGTTTTAGTGGCAAAAACTCTCGTGGACATCCCAAGGCGAATAAGAGTTTGAAGTTATTTATGACTTCGCCAAATCGTTGGGGCTCCACATCAAGATTAGATGATCAATAATGGTTGAGGAATAGATTAGATGGACAAATCGGGTATCAATtcaaattgcatgtcatgatcaGTAGAGTCGGCTACCACACTCAgataagtttttctttcttactcTCTCTAAAAGAGATTTTTCATCgaatcattttcttttattcttgtGTAGTGTATATTTTTCTTCCCCTTTTCATCACTTGGTTTCACATGTCCTTGAGTCGAGTTTGTGTCAAAAAACCGAGAAAGGATTTCAAGACTAGCTACCAACTTTCTGAATTGTACAAGGCAAAGCATCATGCCAATGAGTTGTCATCTATTGATAAGTTCTGGATTCAGAAAAGTCCACAATTTAATGAAAGCTAAACAAGGAGTATCGTGAAATGAAGGCGGATATGGGATTTAAGTCTCTCGAAGAAAGCAAATTTGGGTGCATACATTCAATCAATAACGAGCATTGGCCGGTTGGGAATAAGTAAAACATGACAAGTGCTAGCAATCCTCGTCAAAATGCAAGACCACAAACCAACCACCACGTTTTTAAACtcacaaattttatttgttgaagCAGGGGCACAAGTTATTTCGAGATCAAAGATCCAAAAACCTAGATGTTCAATTTAGTCTACGAAGAGCTAAATGGCAACATTGCACAAGAATTATAGTCCATATTGGGTAAgtgtttgtttgtcttattagTATATGGAACatagtgtagcaaggaccctcctgaataatgggatgtagtatatagcaaggaccctcctgaataatgggacgtagtatataGCAAgaaccctcctgaataatgggacgtagtatagcaaggaccctcctgaacaatgggacgtagtatagcaaggaccctcctgaataatgggacgtagtatatagcaaggaccctcctgaataatgggacgtagtatatagcaaggaccctcctgaataatgggacatagtatatagcaaggaccctcctgaacaatggaacgtagtatagcaaggaccctcttgaacaatgggacgtagtatagcaaggaccctcatgaacaatgggacgtagtatagcaaggaccctcctgaataatgggacgtagtatagcaaggaccctcctgaacaatgggacgtagtgtagcaaggaccctcctgaataatgggacgtggtatagcaaggacccttcTGGATAATAGGACTAGactaacataattttatttaaccGGTTCATCATGAAGAATGGAGTTGGTGTAAACACGCATAAGCCCTCTAAAGAGTACATCGCGACAAAGCTCGAATCGTCCAAAGTCTCGATTTAAAGCTAAGCACCATCTTTTATTTCTCtcacaaaattttcttatattaaactggggcaaaattttgtgttattagttttgtttgttttaatttcaGGAATCTAGTGATAGAATGGGGTCAATCCACATTTCCAATTCAAGATCTTGGATGGAAAAGAGTGTAATTTTCAAGATCAATTTCGATTGAAGAAGCAGCAGCCCATTCTAGAAAAAAACACACAGTCAATAACCAAGTACCAGTAAAGGGAACCTACCTGGAGAAAGACATTTACCTTTTAACTCATTTGAGATGAAAATCaatatctcataactcaagaAGCGCGAAGACTCAAGTCAAGGTTCAAGAGAAGCTACATAGATAGGGTCGTGTACTTGTATTTCctttaaatttttcatcttttatattCATGTAACAATAGGAGTCGCGAACTGGAGCCTCAAGGGGACCTCACTTGACTTTCAACTCATCATTTCATCTCCTTGAACTACACGTGACCTGATTCCCTTATAACCGGGGATATGTAGGATGTCCAAAACTAGGACTCGGTCGCACATTTTTCTTTTCGAATAAGAGTCCGGTCAAAACTTGTCACGTTGTTTATTTCTTTGTCTGAAAACTCTTTGTGTTTCCAGTCAAAGAGGGGCAAACTGTAGACACGTATTTTTTGACCGAAGTAAAAATTTTACACCATTCTTagagctgaaatatttttataaatataaattaaacattttgacttttctcttatttttattaagtttattttaaaagatttgaaaacaacaaaataaaatcactttttaaggtaagttttattgtcaattgtttaaaaagaaatggaagattACAAAAATCTATATTCgaaattaagtttttataaataagctagtattatttaattgttttttatatatatagctagttgactttttcttagatttttattaattttaaataattagtttatatgttattataatttattatttgtagttagttattattcttttaaaagtagagtaaaactaaaattaaaataaaaaataacctaaaTAATCTAACAAACCTACCCCACTCCTACTCCTATCCAAAACATACTACACGTACAAAaccaaaaagggaaaaggagaaCAAAAGCTTTTGACTTATcttccaaaaatttaaaaaaaaaataagaaaagaaaataaaaccatCATCAAGTTATACTCCCACTTTCTCTCAACTTCCCCACACTCCCACTCCCTCACGTTTTCCTCCACATTCCACACCCCACACAATACAACCCACTACCCCACACCTACACCTATCCTAACACCTATATACATACACCCAcatactacaaaaaaaaaaggacacaCATAAAAGGCATACATAGAGATATAggcattaattaaaaaatgcaATACATATTGTACTTTCTCACATTGTGATTGAAGATCTGGAAATTTATTTTCGCGGTTTCAAGTTCGTGGCTCCTGATTATTTGTCCTTTCTTCTCGTTAACTAATTTTCACAAGAGGTAACATTtatttgtactttattttttgcataattttatgtcattattgtgcaagaattaatttcaatatattGAAGTTGTTCAGATTTCATATGTGTTTAATctgttaatattattaatgttgtgtactgaaatatattcgaacaTGCTATATGACATGTGAGTATTTCTTACATGCTTGAGAGTCCATTCCTCActctttttccttaattaattatcaaagtTTTTATGTTTGTGTCTTACTAAGTTGAATGAATTCTTTGTTTGATCGTATTTAGAAAAGTATTAAGTCATGTTTTATGCTATAATATGTGTGTTGTCTTGATATTTAGGgttctaacaaaaaaataataataataaacttgtTAGGATAAGGAGAAGGAaacaaattgaattaaaatagattaagaaaaaaaaaacaaatgtacAGAATGtctaagaaaaatataaacaaaaaaggGAACAAAacgtacaaaaaaaaaagatttaaaactaaatttattttaaggaaAAGAATAACAGAAACATTTAATAGAAAgtcaaacaaatattataaaaagaaaacatgaaaaacaagaaaaaaaattactaaattataaaaaaaagggaGGAAAAACGCACagatctaaaaaaataaaatattcatatcatacaACGCTCCTATTTTATATTGACAACCAACACGTACAAtattcaccaaaaaattcaataCACAAAAAAGAGATCtcatggaaaagaaaaagaaaaagaaaaattacgCCCCACTTTATATTTTTCACTCACAAATAAAGGTTGAGTCGAAGGTTTATTTTGTGGTTTCAAGTTCGTGGTTTCCTATTAGGATCGCTTTCTTTtcatgagttttattttcgcaagAGGTACTATTTAAcgtttattttataatttaattttcatgaTTATATAGTACTTAATTTCGGTGTCatgaatttattcaaatttcatGTGTGTTTAGCTTTGCgattataatattgaaatacatgcaaatatttgtattgttgaatttggattaaaatatgatataacGTATAATTGCTTCTCGCTCACCCAAGagtcaatatttttctttattcgcTCTATTTTATCAAGCGGAAACGTGACTCGTGGattgttgttaattaatttgatcaattcACATATTTTTGAGTTATTCGTTGATAGCATAATTTAAGAATGGACTAAGTAAATCATTATTTGTTAACcaaaaaatgcatttttataCTATTTAATCTTTATCATCTAAAGTCTCTTAGATTCTTGGTATTCTTAGGGTCATAGATCTAAGACTAGTTTCAAGTTTATTGTGAATATAAAGGttagatttatttttcttaaaaaggtCCCTTTTATGAGTTTATTAATTTATGACATTAGATTTGGCGGTAATAACTTGCAAATAATAAAAATCGCCTCATTGTTTAAGCgaaaatatttgttaaatgAGATATAGTCACTAATTATTAGTTAAAGTGTACTCTTAatgtatttgttgttttattatgctttcattaaaaaattataaattaattacgCTCTGTTTTGTTAATGCTTGGAAACACTATTGTTGCTcttactttatttgtttatattttgttatgcTTCAcggaaaattaataattatattaaaaatttgtaaattaaTAACACTCTATTTAGTTAATGGCTGAAAGTACTTTTATGCTTTAATAAATATAaggtttaattaattaaatttaatattttgtggGGGAGGTGATAAGTGACATATAGAAGAGGTTTTTTTGTCACtttaacattttactttttttttagactGTTTCAATATAATCATAGGTATTTATTAGGCTCTATTATACATtatatgagtaataataattaaatttcatctcaattaagaatgtggttccaCATCTTTTTGAGATACTTAAGAAACTCAAGGATGCGGTTACGCACCttgatcaaattattttaataattaattttgttaattcaaaCCAAGAGGTGTAAATTGAGATTATTAGGTGTGATGAACTCGAGAGGGGAAGACAGTTATGTCTCCAAATGTCAAGATcgagaatgcagttatgcatccgatttaagactaataaaaattcaacaataaaaaataataataagcaaacCATGGCCTGTAGacataatatatcaaaaaatagtaaaaaataagtataagtcaataaaagcgatcGTGCAAGAACCACGAGACTCGAGGggtgcctaataccttcccctcggtcaatagaattccttacccgaatttctggttcgcaaaccaaaactaaaagagtcatttcctattGATTAGGGATTTGAAAAGGTGACTTGGCataccataactcaattccaagtggcgactctgaaacaataaaataatccctTAATCAATaacgtcacttaaattggaaaaaaccCTTTCGCTCCAGCCTTGCGcaaaaaaggggtgtgacagaAAGAATAAttagtaagttgtcaagtgccaaACGGAGCTTTAGTAaaaactctaagtccgtgacaacgTGGTATCAGAGCGAAGGTTTGCACTAAGGGAATGGCAACCGAAGGGGATGTAAACGCCGCTAGCACCACCAACGTCCGTCCAGATGGTGGAAAGAAGGCCCAAAAGGGTAAGAAGCACCAAAAGAGTCATGAGGAAATGCTGCTGGATCCCACACCAAGCGAGGCGCTAACATCTCATCCACCCTCAACCACCGAGGCCAGTGATGATGAACATGGCGAGGAGGCCATCGACGTCACCGAGGAGAAGAGTGGGTCTCAAGGGTTGAAGTGGCGAGGAAGGCCGTGGAGATATTAGGCCGGCGCATGAATGTGGCCGATGGCAAATTCAAGACTCTTGAAGACTTCACCCTTGAGGAGACCGAAAACATCCGTAAGGAGTTGGAGGGACGTCAGCGGGCCGAGTTCGAGATGAAGGAGGCCATCACTTCCTTGGAGTGCCGACTTATGGAGGCGTTGAACACAATTGAAACCATGAAGGCCGAAATGAGGACACTCAAGGATGGCATAGAAGTTGGAGGATCGGCATCACCCGACCGTGATAGGGAGGCCAGGGTCGAGGCTCCCAAGCCACCTGTGTTTAAAGGCATCCTCGATGCTCAAGAGGTGGAGAATTTCTTGTGGCACttggagaattacttcaagtgtAGCCGGGTGAAGAGTGACGAGACCAAGATCAACACTGCCGTGTTGTATCTTTCAAAGATGGCCATGTTGTGGTGGAGGCGTAAGGAAGCCGAGATAGGGAAGGGGACGTGCACCATCAACCCGTGTGAGCAATTCCGCGAGGAATTCAAGAAAGCCTTCTTCCCTAATAACGTCATATATGAGGTTAAGCGCAAGTTCAAGGAGCTGAAGCAAACGGAAAGCATTCGGGCATACGTGAAAGAGTTCACAACTCTAACGCTTCAGATTCCCAACCTCACGGACGAAGACatgttgttccacttcatggaCGGGTTGCAGAATTGGGCCAAGATGGAGTTGGAGCGGCGACAGGTCAAGACCATAGATGAAGCCATCACCCAGGCAGAGTCTTTGACAGACTTTAAGCCTGATCGGCATGACAAGGCAAAGGGAAAGGATGCAAGGAACAGTCATGCCAAAGGTGGGGGAGACCGTGGCCGAGGAAAGGAGCAGCAGACACACCCCAAGCAGTACGACCCCTACAAGCCGGAAAGCAAACGGTTCGTGCGCTAGAACTACACGGAGAAGAAGGCGCAGACCACTAAGGAAGATGGTTGCTACACTACGGAGGACCACACGGCTATGCCAGGTGCCCGGAAATGAAGAACCATGGTGCCATCCTACGCGAGCGGAAGGAGAAGGACGCACAAGAGCAAGGGCAAGATGCAGGCACGACGCAGTTGGGCATGGATGGACTATGCGGGGAGATAGCCAAGCAGACAGAGAAGCCGGGAGACTTCAGCACGCAGTATGTAGACATCTCTATTAATGGACGTACAGCTCGTGCCATGGTGGACACCGAGGCAGAAGCAAACATCATGACCAAGACGGCGGCAGAGAGGTTAGGACTAAACTATGTTCCAAGCAACACCCGCCTCAAGACGGTCAATGCGCCACCGACCCCGCGTGCGGAATCGCCCAAGAAGTAAGCATCACGTTGGGAAATTGGCAAGGTAAGACAAACTTTACAGTTGCTCCTTTAGATATCTTTGACATTATTCTTGGGCAGGAGTTCTTCCAGCGCTACCACACGATGATCGACCCCCACTTCCAACGACTCATGGTCATGGAGCGGGAAGGGTCATGCATGGTACCTCTAGTCAAGGTACCGAAGAAGGGAGGACATGCCCTCTTGTCGGCCATGCAGATCGTGAAGGGCCTGAAGAAAGGAGAATCGAAGTTTCTAGCCACCATTGCAGGTTCGAGAGAAGACAACGGTGCTAAGGAGTCCTTGCCACCGATCATAGAGCAGGTCCTTGAAGAGAACAAGGACGTGATGCCAGACGAGCTGCCGAAGACCATACCTCCGAGACTCGAGGTAGATCACAAGATAGAGTTGGAGGTTGGAGCCAAGCCACCCGTGCATGCACCTTATCGCATGGCTCCACCTGAACTAGAGGAGCTAAGGAAGCAGTTGAAAGAGCTCCTCGAGGCCGGTCACATCCGTCCATCCGAGGCACCTTATGGCGCACCGGTACTATtccagaagaagaaggatggatccTTACGCTTATGAATCGACTATCGGGCGCTCAATCAGGTATctattaagaacaaatatcataTCACGCTCATTGCAGATTTGTTTGACAGACTTGGACAGACCAAGTACTTCATGAAGGTGGACCTCCGAAAAGGCTACTACCAAGTGCGCATCGCAGAAGGGGACTAGCCGAAGACAGCATGCGTGACGAGATATGGAGCGTAGGAATGGTTGGTGATGTCTTTTGGCTTAACCAATGCACCCGCCACATATTGCACGCTGATGAACAAGACTTTTCATCCTTACTTGGATCAGTTCGTGGTGGTCTACTTGGATGACATAGTCATCTACAGCAACACCTTGGAGGAGCACGTGGAGCATTTGAGAAAAGTCTACCAAGTCTTACGGGAGAACCAACTATACATCAAGCGGGAGAAGTGCGAGTTTGCCCAACATGAAGTCATTTCTTGGGCCATATCATCAGCCAGGGCGAACTACGGATGGACGAGGCCAAAATACGGGCAATCCAAGAATGGGAGGTGCCCATTAAAGTGACCGAGCTACGATCATTCCTTGGACTTGCAAATTATTATCGCAGGTTCATAAGGGGTTACTCTGCAAAGGCCGCTCCACTGACCGAgttattgaa
Protein-coding regions in this window:
- the LOC125858983 gene encoding uncharacterized protein LOC125858983, which encodes MNVADGKFKTLEDFTLEETENIRKELEGRQRAEFEMKEAITSLECRLMEALNTIETMKAEMRTLKDGIEVGGSASPDRDREARVEAPKPPVFKGILDAQEVENFLWHLENYFKCSRVKSDETKINTAVLYLSKMAMLWWRRKEAEIGKGTCTINPCEQFREEFKKAFFPNNVIYEVKRKFKELKQTESIRAYVKEFTTLTLQIPNLTDEDMLFHFMDGLQNWAKMELERRQVKTIDEAITQAESLTDFKPDRHDKAKGKDARNSHAKGGGDRGRGKEQQTHPKQYDPYKPESKRCPEMKNHGAILRERKEKDAQEQGQDAGTTQLGMDGLCGEIAKQTEKPGDFSTQYVDISINGRTARAMVDTEAEANIMTKTAAERLGLNYVPSNTRLKTEFFQRYHTMIDPHFQRLMVMEREGSCMVPLVKVPKKGGHALLSAMQIVKGLKKGESKFLATIAGSREDNGAKESLPPIIEQVLEENKDVMPDELPKTIPPRLEVDHKIELEVGAKPPVHAPYRMAPPELEELRKQLKELLEAGHIRPSEAPYGAPTWTDQVLHEGGPPKRLLPSAHRRRGLAEDSMRDEIWSVGMFVVVYLDDIVIYSNTLEEHVEHLRKVYQVLRENQLYIKREKCEFAQHEVISWAISSARANYGWTRPKYGQSKNGRFIRGYSAKAAPLTELLKKNKSWVWSAECQQAFEGLKAAITEGSVLTLPDFSKTFEVHTDASDFSIGGVLMQERHPIAFESRKLNETEQRYTVQEKENDGHCTLSTHVETLLARLQHDPEAKKLMELAAQGKTRRFWVEDGLLLTSGRRVYVPKFRTIRRQIIKKSHDTPWAEHPGQ